Proteins encoded together in one Pseudomonas arsenicoxydans window:
- a CDS encoding DegT/DnrJ/EryC1/StrS family aminotransferase — MSQLPFLPFSKPTIDEATIAAVGDVLRSGWITSGPKVQAFEAQLSEYFGGRTVRTFNSGTCTMEIALRIAGIGPGDEVITTPISWVATANVILEVGATPVFADIDPITRNIDLDQLEAAITPRTKAIIPVYLAGLPVDMTRLYALAKKHGLRVVEDAAQALGSSWNGQRIGATGDFVSFSFQANKNVTSSEGGCLVLNTAEEVRLAEKYRLQGVTRTGFDGLDVDVLGGKFNMTDVAAAIGLGQFAHIEAITAHRRELAKHYFACFGEDFEAQYGAQLPPADFENSNWHLFQLVLPERKDGLAARATFMEQMQALGVGIGYHYPPIHLLSLYRERGFKEGMFPVAERVGRLIVSLPMFTAMSKADVERSVAAVKTVLRAA, encoded by the coding sequence ATGAGCCAACTGCCTTTTCTGCCCTTCTCCAAACCCACCATTGATGAGGCCACAATCGCCGCTGTCGGCGATGTCTTGCGTTCAGGCTGGATTACCAGCGGCCCCAAGGTTCAGGCCTTTGAAGCGCAACTCTCGGAATATTTCGGTGGGCGCACAGTGCGCACCTTCAACTCCGGCACCTGCACCATGGAAATCGCCTTGCGCATCGCCGGGATCGGACCGGGCGATGAAGTCATCACCACGCCGATCTCCTGGGTAGCCACCGCCAACGTGATTCTGGAGGTCGGTGCCACGCCAGTGTTTGCCGACATCGACCCGATCACTCGCAACATCGACCTGGATCAGCTTGAAGCCGCCATTACCCCGCGCACCAAAGCCATTATCCCGGTGTACCTCGCCGGGCTGCCGGTGGACATGACGCGCCTTTACGCTCTGGCTAAAAAACACGGTTTACGGGTAGTTGAAGACGCGGCCCAGGCGCTGGGCTCGAGCTGGAATGGACAGCGCATCGGCGCAACTGGCGACTTCGTGTCCTTCAGTTTCCAGGCAAACAAAAACGTCACCTCTTCGGAGGGCGGTTGCCTGGTGCTGAACACGGCCGAAGAAGTCCGACTGGCGGAAAAGTACCGATTACAGGGTGTTACCCGCACTGGTTTCGATGGGCTGGACGTGGATGTGTTGGGCGGCAAATTCAACATGACCGATGTCGCAGCGGCTATTGGCCTGGGTCAGTTTGCTCACATCGAGGCGATTACGGCTCATCGCCGTGAGCTGGCCAAGCACTATTTCGCCTGCTTTGGCGAGGACTTCGAAGCCCAATACGGCGCTCAACTGCCCCCGGCAGATTTCGAGAACAGCAATTGGCATTTATTCCAGCTGGTGCTGCCGGAGCGTAAGGATGGCCTCGCGGCACGGGCCACGTTCATGGAGCAGATGCAGGCATTGGGTGTCGGTATTGGCTATCACTACCCGCCGATTCATCTGCTGAGCCTTTACCGCGAGCGCGGATTCAAGGAAGGCATGTTTCCGGTAGCAGAACGGGTTGGGCGCCTGATTGTTTCCCTGCCGATGTTTACGGCCATGAGCAAAGCGGATGTCGAGCGATCGGTGGCAGCGGTGAAGACGGTTTTGCGAGCCGCCTGA
- the gcvH gene encoding glycine cleavage system protein GcvH, with the protein MSDIPADLRFAESHEWARLEADGTVTVGISDHAQEALGDVVFVELTEVGKVFAAEDQAGVVESVKAASDIYSPIAGEVIAVNEELSGSPELLNSDPYGAWIFKLKPNNAADLDKLLDAAGYKAAIGE; encoded by the coding sequence ATGAGCGATATTCCTGCCGACCTGCGTTTTGCCGAAAGTCACGAATGGGCCCGTCTGGAAGCCGATGGCACCGTTACCGTGGGCATCAGCGATCACGCTCAGGAAGCCTTGGGCGACGTGGTATTCGTTGAACTGACCGAAGTCGGCAAAGTGTTTGCTGCCGAAGATCAAGCCGGCGTGGTGGAGTCGGTTAAAGCCGCCTCTGACATCTACTCACCGATTGCCGGTGAAGTGATCGCGGTCAACGAAGAACTGAGCGGGTCGCCTGAATTGCTCAACTCCGACCCGTACGGCGCCTGGATCTTCAAGCTGAAGCCAAACAACGCCGCCGATCTGGACAAGCTGCTCGATGCTGCAGGCTACAAAGCCGCCATCGGCGAGTAA
- a CDS encoding DUF2388 domain-containing protein has product MRLKLAVATLALLSLPVGSAMADSFWRNVISSGATTGSTYLTFKDHKLIVAAQDDAGSFVASDGGIRGPYLEAAMQKVRADNPGLQATDMELANAILAKNAVASE; this is encoded by the coding sequence ATGCGTCTCAAACTTGCTGTCGCTACCCTCGCCTTGTTGTCCCTTCCAGTCGGTTCGGCGATGGCCGATAGCTTTTGGCGTAACGTCATTTCGTCCGGTGCAACCACCGGTTCGACCTACCTGACTTTCAAGGATCACAAGCTGATCGTCGCAGCCCAGGACGATGCCGGCAGCTTTGTTGCCAGTGATGGTGGTATTCGCGGTCCTTATCTGGAAGCCGCGATGCAGAAAGTCCGCGCCGACAACCCAGGCCTGCAGGCCACGGACATGGAACTGGCGAACGCGATCCTGGCGAAGAATGCCGTTGCTTCCGAGTAA
- a CDS encoding ABC transporter permease — MAHPAQRRWYPLVFAIAALVLLPLSVLFLSWQTIDHQIWSHLWDTQMPRLLGNTLTLVLGVGVGVTLLGVSLAWLTSLCEFPGRRWLDWALMLPFAIPAYVLAFVFVGLLDFAGPVQTLMREWFGSGLRLPRVRSTGGVIIVLVLVFYPYVYLLARSAFLAQGKGLMEAARVLGQSPWQAFWRVALPMARPAIGAGVALALMETLADFGAVSVFNFDTFTTAIYKTWYGFFSLSSATQLASLLLLVVMLVLYGERRARGANRASNERPRVKALYHLRGFKAVAAMSWCGLVFACAFVIPMLQLMVWFWQRGRFDLDERYAALIVHTLYLGGMAALITVSVALVLAFARRLAPTRAIRIGVSLANLGYALPGSVLAVSIMLAFSYLDRELVIPLSGWLGGAGKPLLLGSLSALLLAYLVRFIAVAYGPLESSLARIRPSLPEAARSLGVSGPRLFFKVYLPLLLPGTLSAALLVFVDVLKEMPATLLMRPFGWDTLAVRIFEMTSEGEWARASLPALTLVLVGLLPVIGLIRRSAHRNA; from the coding sequence TATCCCCTGGTCTTCGCCATCGCCGCGCTGGTCCTGCTGCCACTGAGTGTTCTGTTTCTTTCCTGGCAGACCATCGATCATCAAATCTGGTCCCACCTCTGGGATACCCAGATGCCGCGCTTGCTGGGCAACACGCTGACCCTGGTACTTGGCGTCGGTGTCGGCGTAACGCTGCTGGGCGTCAGCCTCGCCTGGCTCACCAGCCTCTGCGAATTCCCCGGCCGGCGCTGGCTGGATTGGGCATTGATGCTGCCCTTCGCCATTCCTGCCTACGTACTGGCGTTTGTCTTTGTCGGCCTGCTGGATTTCGCCGGCCCCGTGCAAACCCTGATGCGCGAATGGTTCGGCAGCGGCCTGCGGCTGCCGCGAGTGCGCTCCACCGGCGGCGTAATCATCGTTTTGGTGCTGGTGTTCTATCCCTATGTTTACCTGCTGGCGCGCAGCGCGTTCCTGGCCCAGGGCAAAGGCTTGATGGAAGCGGCGCGGGTCTTGGGACAATCCCCGTGGCAGGCCTTCTGGCGCGTCGCCTTGCCGATGGCGCGCCCAGCCATCGGCGCCGGTGTGGCGCTGGCGTTGATGGAAACCCTGGCGGATTTCGGTGCGGTGTCGGTGTTCAACTTCGATACGTTTACGACCGCGATCTACAAAACCTGGTACGGGTTCTTCAGCCTCTCCAGCGCCACACAACTGGCCAGCCTGTTGCTGTTAGTAGTGATGCTGGTGCTGTATGGCGAACGCAGGGCACGCGGGGCCAATCGGGCGAGTAACGAACGGCCACGGGTCAAGGCGCTGTATCACCTGCGCGGTTTTAAAGCCGTGGCTGCCATGAGCTGGTGCGGTTTGGTGTTCGCCTGTGCCTTCGTCATTCCGATGCTGCAACTGATGGTGTGGTTCTGGCAGCGCGGACGCTTCGATCTGGATGAGCGCTACGCCGCACTGATCGTTCACACTTTGTACCTGGGTGGCATGGCGGCGTTGATCACCGTCAGCGTTGCCCTGGTGCTGGCGTTTGCCCGACGCCTGGCGCCGACCCGGGCGATCCGTATCGGGGTCAGCCTGGCCAATCTCGGCTATGCGCTGCCGGGTTCTGTGCTGGCGGTGTCGATCATGCTGGCGTTCAGTTATCTGGACCGGGAACTGGTGATTCCGCTATCAGGCTGGCTCGGCGGAGCAGGCAAGCCGCTGCTGCTGGGCAGTCTGTCGGCCTTATTGCTGGCCTATCTGGTGCGTTTCATTGCCGTGGCTTATGGGCCGCTGGAAAGCAGCCTGGCGCGAATACGGCCATCTTTGCCCGAAGCAGCACGTAGTCTTGGGGTCAGTGGGCCACGACTGTTTTTCAAAGTGTATCTGCCGTTATTGCTGCCCGGCACCTTGAGTGCAGCGCTTCTGGTGTTCGTCGACGTGCTCAAGGAAATGCCCGCGACCCTGCTGATGCGCCCGTTTGGCTGGGACACGCTGGCCGTACGGATATTTGAAATGACCAGCGAAGGGGAGTGGGCGAGGGCTTCGCTGCCGGCCTTGACCCTGGTTTTGGTCGGGCTTCTACCGGTCATCGGATTGATTCGACGTTCGGCGCATCGAAACGCCTAG
- the gcvP gene encoding aminomethyl-transferring glycine dehydrogenase produces the protein MSQLPSLSQLRDPNAFLRRHLGPDAAEQQAMLDSLGLGSRVELIEQTVPPGIRLNRMLDLPPALDEEAALAKLRGYAEQNQVWTSLIGMGYHGTLTPNVIARNVLENPGWYTAYTPYQPEIAQGRLEALLNFQQLTIDLTGLELANASLLDEATAAAEAMALAKRVAKSKSNVFFVDENCHPQTISVVQTRAEGFGFELIIDALDNLKAHQVFGALLQYPDTHGDIRDLRPLIDHLHAQQALACVATDLLSLLLLTPPGELGADVVFGSSQRFGVPMGYGGPHAAFFASRDEYKRAIPGRIIGVSKDARGNTALRMALQTREQHIRREKANSNICTAQVLLANIASFYAVYHGPEGLKRIAQRVHRLTCILATGLERHGVTRLNKHFFDTLTLEVGGTQTAIIESAQAAQINLRILGRGRLGLSLDETCDETTVAKLFDVFLGADHGLNVDELDAETLVCGIPGELLRTSTYLRHPVFSTHHSETEMLRYLKQLENKDLALNQSMIPLGSCTMKLNATSEMIPITWPKFANLHPFAPREQAVGYALMIEELERWLCAITGFDAICMQPNSGAQGEYAGLLAIRKYHESRQQGARDICLIPSSAHGTNPASAQMAGMRVVIVECDEAGNVDLDDLKGKAAEAGDKLACLMATYPSTHGVYEEGISEICEVIHSHGGQVYMDGANLNAQVGLARPADIGADVSHMNLHKTFCIPHGGGGPGMGPIGVRAHLAPFVANHPVVPIDGPLAQNGAVSAAPWGSASILPISWMYIAMMGPQLADASEVAILAANYLAQHLSGAFPVLYSGRNERVAHECILDLRPLKALTGISEEDVAKRLMDYGFHAPTMSFPVPGTLMVEPTESESKAELDRFIGAMLSIRAEITEVQNGNWSAEDNPLKRAPHTLADITGVWERPYSIEQAVTPDAHTKAHKYWPAVNRVDNVYGDRNLFCACVPVDDYR, from the coding sequence ATGTCCCAGTTGCCGTCCTTGAGCCAGTTACGCGATCCCAATGCCTTTCTTCGCCGCCATCTGGGGCCCGATGCCGCCGAACAGCAGGCGATGCTCGATAGTCTCGGCCTGGGCAGTCGAGTGGAGCTGATCGAGCAAACGGTTCCGCCGGGAATTCGCCTGAACCGGATGCTCGACTTGCCGCCCGCTCTCGACGAAGAAGCCGCGCTGGCCAAGCTGCGCGGCTACGCCGAACAGAACCAGGTCTGGACCAGCCTGATCGGCATGGGCTACCACGGCACGCTCACGCCGAACGTCATTGCGCGCAACGTGCTGGAAAATCCCGGTTGGTACACCGCCTATACGCCTTACCAACCGGAAATCGCTCAAGGCCGGCTCGAGGCGCTGCTCAATTTCCAACAATTGACCATCGACCTCACGGGCCTCGAACTGGCCAATGCTTCGTTGCTCGATGAGGCCACGGCCGCCGCTGAAGCCATGGCCCTGGCCAAACGTGTCGCCAAGTCCAAAAGCAATGTGTTCTTCGTCGACGAGAATTGCCACCCGCAGACTATTTCCGTGGTGCAGACCCGCGCCGAAGGCTTCGGTTTCGAGTTGATCATCGATGCGCTGGATAACCTGAAAGCACACCAGGTATTCGGTGCGTTGCTGCAATATCCCGACACCCACGGCGACATTCGCGATCTGCGTCCATTGATCGATCACCTGCATGCCCAGCAAGCCCTGGCGTGCGTCGCCACAGACTTGCTGAGCCTGCTGTTGCTGACGCCTCCGGGAGAACTGGGGGCCGATGTGGTGTTCGGTTCATCTCAGCGTTTCGGCGTGCCCATGGGTTACGGCGGTCCTCACGCGGCCTTTTTTGCCAGTCGCGATGAATACAAACGAGCCATTCCCGGGCGCATCATCGGCGTCTCGAAGGACGCTCGGGGCAACACTGCGTTGCGTATGGCCCTGCAAACCCGCGAGCAGCATATTCGCCGGGAGAAGGCCAATTCGAACATCTGTACCGCGCAAGTACTGCTGGCCAATATCGCCAGTTTCTACGCGGTTTATCACGGCCCCGAAGGCTTGAAGCGGATCGCCCAGCGGGTGCACCGGCTGACCTGCATCCTCGCGACCGGTCTTGAACGCCACGGCGTCACCCGGCTCAACAAACACTTCTTCGACACCTTGACTCTGGAGGTCGGAGGCACGCAGACCGCTATCATCGAAAGCGCTCAGGCCGCGCAGATCAACCTGCGGATTCTGGGGCGCGGGCGATTGGGGCTCAGCCTCGACGAAACCTGCGACGAAACCACGGTAGCCAAGCTGTTCGATGTGTTCCTCGGTGCCGATCATGGACTTAACGTCGACGAACTGGACGCTGAAACCCTGGTCTGCGGCATTCCCGGCGAACTGCTGCGCACCTCGACTTATCTGCGCCATCCGGTGTTCAGCACCCATCACAGCGAAACCGAGATGCTGCGCTATCTCAAGCAACTGGAGAACAAAGACCTGGCGTTGAACCAGTCGATGATTCCTCTGGGTTCTTGCACTATGAAACTCAATGCCACCAGCGAGATGATTCCCATCACCTGGCCGAAATTTGCCAACCTGCACCCGTTTGCGCCGAGGGAGCAAGCGGTGGGTTATGCGCTGATGATCGAAGAACTGGAACGTTGGCTGTGCGCGATTACCGGTTTCGATGCGATCTGCATGCAGCCCAACTCCGGCGCTCAAGGCGAGTACGCCGGGTTGCTGGCAATTCGCAAATACCACGAGAGTCGTCAGCAGGGGGCGCGGGATATCTGCCTGATTCCGTCCTCGGCTCACGGCACCAACCCTGCTTCGGCGCAGATGGCCGGGATGCGCGTGGTGATCGTCGAGTGCGATGAGGCGGGCAACGTCGATCTGGATGACCTCAAAGGCAAAGCCGCGGAGGCGGGTGACAAACTTGCCTGCCTGATGGCCACTTATCCTTCGACCCATGGCGTGTACGAGGAAGGCATCAGCGAGATATGTGAAGTTATCCACAGTCACGGCGGCCAGGTGTACATGGATGGCGCCAACCTCAATGCCCAGGTCGGATTGGCGCGGCCGGCGGACATTGGCGCCGACGTGTCGCACATGAACCTGCACAAAACTTTCTGCATTCCCCACGGAGGCGGAGGGCCAGGGATGGGGCCGATTGGGGTGCGCGCGCACTTGGCGCCCTTTGTCGCCAATCACCCGGTGGTGCCCATCGATGGACCGCTGGCGCAGAACGGCGCGGTCAGTGCGGCGCCTTGGGGCAGTGCGAGCATTTTGCCGATCAGCTGGATGTACATCGCGATGATGGGGCCGCAACTGGCGGATGCGAGCGAGGTGGCGATCCTTGCCGCAAATTATCTGGCGCAGCATTTGTCCGGCGCGTTTCCAGTGCTCTACTCCGGGCGCAACGAACGTGTGGCTCACGAATGCATCCTGGATTTGCGGCCGCTGAAGGCGCTGACCGGTATCAGCGAAGAGGACGTCGCCAAGCGTTTGATGGATTACGGCTTCCATGCGCCGACCATGTCTTTCCCGGTACCGGGAACGTTGATGGTCGAGCCGACCGAGAGTGAATCGAAGGCCGAACTCGACCGGTTTATTGGCGCGATGCTGAGTATTCGCGCCGAAATCACCGAAGTGCAGAACGGTAACTGGTCAGCCGAAGACAACCCGCTCAAACGTGCGCCGCATACCTTGGCCGATATCACTGGAGTGTGGGAGCGGCCTTACAGCATTGAGCAGGCGGTGACGCCGGATGCACACACCAAGGCGCACAAATATTGGCCGGCGGTGAATCGGGTGGATAACGTTTATGGCGATCGCAATTTGTTTTGCGCGTGTGTTCCCGTGGACGATTACCGCTAA
- the gcvT gene encoding glycine cleavage system aminomethyltransferase GcvT, whose protein sequence is MGQRTPLYDLHLALGAKMVDFGGWDMPLHYGSQVEEHHQVRRDCGVFDVSHMTVIDVSGAQAKAWLQHLLANDVARLHSPGRALYSTMLNERGGIVDDMIVYRLEDGYRLVVNASTRNQDLAWMQAHLDGFDVQLNERSELAMLAIQGPHARHKISELVTQSRSNLIQMLKPFEGLADGDWFIARTGYTGEDGLEIVLPANQAPGFFNDLVGAGISPIGLGARDTLRVEAGMNLYGQDIHQDVSPLASNMAWSIAWEPATRQFIGRTALEAERAGGVQHKLVGLVLEERGVLRAHQVVRIANVGEGEITSGSFSPTLSKSIALARVPMATADRAEVEIRGKWYPVRVVKPTFVRHGKTLI, encoded by the coding sequence ATGGGACAGCGTACGCCTCTGTATGACCTTCATCTCGCCCTCGGCGCGAAGATGGTCGATTTTGGCGGTTGGGATATGCCTTTGCATTACGGCTCGCAGGTCGAGGAACACCATCAGGTGCGCCGCGATTGCGGGGTATTCGACGTATCCCACATGACCGTGATCGATGTCAGCGGCGCCCAGGCCAAAGCCTGGCTCCAGCATTTGCTGGCCAATGATGTCGCGCGCCTGCACAGCCCCGGCCGTGCCTTGTACAGCACCATGCTCAATGAGCGTGGCGGTATCGTCGACGACATGATCGTCTACCGTCTCGAGGACGGTTATCGGCTGGTGGTCAACGCCTCCACCCGCAATCAGGACCTCGCCTGGATGCAGGCTCATCTCGACGGTTTCGATGTGCAGCTCAACGAGCGCTCCGAATTGGCAATGCTGGCCATTCAGGGCCCCCATGCCCGGCATAAAATCTCCGAACTGGTGACCCAGTCCCGCAGCAACCTGATCCAGATGCTCAAGCCCTTCGAAGGGCTGGCCGACGGTGACTGGTTCATCGCGCGCACCGGTTACACCGGCGAAGACGGGCTGGAAATCGTCCTGCCGGCCAATCAGGCACCGGGTTTCTTCAACGATCTGGTGGGCGCCGGGATCTCACCAATCGGCTTGGGCGCGCGCGACACCTTGCGCGTGGAAGCCGGCATGAACCTGTACGGCCAGGACATTCATCAAGACGTTTCACCACTGGCCTCGAACATGGCGTGGAGCATTGCCTGGGAACCGGCCACGCGCCAGTTCATCGGTCGCACTGCCCTGGAAGCCGAGCGGGCGGGTGGCGTTCAGCACAAACTGGTCGGTCTGGTCCTTGAGGAGCGTGGTGTTTTGCGCGCTCATCAAGTGGTCCGCATCGCCAATGTTGGCGAAGGAGAGATCACCAGTGGTAGTTTCTCTCCTACGCTTAGCAAGTCGATAGCACTGGCGCGCGTGCCGATGGCAACTGCCGACCGCGCAGAAGTGGAAATCCGTGGCAAGTGGTACCCGGTCCGAGTGGTCAAACCGACCTTCGTACGCCATGGCAAAACCTTGATCTAA